The DNA sequence TAAATATTCTAATTTGATAATacatgcaggccttaaaaggcggtcCGCTACCCTTACGTACATCTACTCCGAGGATTAATTCTACTCTTAGCTGAAACCGACCGAGACGTCCTGCAAATGGCCTGGGAGGCGCTCACGGCGCTAACTAAGACGTTGGACGCGGAGAGGCAGATAGCTCATGTGGCGGATATAAGGCAGGCTGTGAGATATGCCGCGTCGGATCTGAAGGGAGAGCTGCTGCCTGGCTTCTGCTTGCCTAAGGTAAATATTCAAGTGTGACTGTagagcaggccttaaaaggcagtCCTCTACCCTTACGTACATCTACTCCGAGGACATCCTACTCTTCGCCGAAACCGACCGAGACGTCCTGCAAATGGCCTGGGAGGCGCTCACGGCGCTAACTAAGACGTTGGACGCGGAGAGGCAGATAGCTCATGTGGCGGATATAAGGCAGGCTGTGAGATATGCCGCGTCGGATCTGAAGGGAGAGCTGCTGCCTGGTTTCTGCTTACCGAAGGTAAATATTCAAGTGTGACTGTAGAGTAGGCCTTAAAAGGCAGTCCTCTACCCTTACGTACATCTACTCCGAGGACATCCTACTCTTCGCCGAAACCGACCGAGACGTCCTGCAAATGGCCTGGGAGGCGCTCACGGCGCTAACTAAGACGTTGGACGCGGAGAGGCAGATAGCTCATGTGGCGGATATAAGGCAGGCTGTGAGATATGCCGCGTCGGATCTGAAGGGAGAGCTGCTGCCTGGTTTCTGCTTACCCAAGGTAAATATTCTAGTTTGACAATACATGCAGGCTTTAAAAGGCAGTCCGAGAGGAGACCCTTACGTACAACTACTCCGAGGACTCATTCTACTCTTCGCTGAAACCGACCGAGACGTCCTGCAAATGGCCTGGGAGGCGCTCACGGCGCTAACTAAGACGTTGGACGCGGAGAGGCAGATAGCTCATGTGGCGGATATAAGGCAGGCTGTGAGATATGCCGCGTCGGATCTGAAGGGAGAGCTGCTGCCTGGCTTCTGCTTGCCTAAGGTAAATATTCAAGTGTGACTGTagagcaggccttaaaaggcagtCCTCTACCCTTACGTACATCTACTCCGAGGACATCCTACTCTTCGCCGAAACCGACCGAGACGTCCTGCAAATGGCCTGGGAGGCGCTCACGGCGCTAACTAAGACGTTGGACGCGGAGAGGCAGATAGCTCATGTGGCGGATATAAGGCAGGCTGTGAGATATGCCGCGTCGGATCTGAAGGGAGAGCTGCTGCCTGGTTTCTGCTTACCCAAGGTAAATATTCTAGTTTGACAATACATGCAGGCTTTAAAAGGCAGTCCGAGAGGAGACCCTTACGTACAACTACTCCGAGGACTCATTCTACTCTTCGCTGAAACCGACCGAGACGTCCTGCAAATGGCCTGGGAGGCGCTCACGGCGCTAACTAAGACGTTGGACGCGGAGAGGCAGATAGCTCATGTGGCGGATATAAGGCAGGCTGTGAGATATGCCGCGTCGGATCTGAAGGGAGAGCTGCTGCCTGGCTTCTGCTTGCCTAAGGTAAATATTCAAGTGTGACTGTagagcaggccttaaaaggcagtCCTCTACCCTTACGTACATCTACTCCGAGGACATCCTACTCTTCGCCGAAACCGACCGAGACGTCCTGCAAATGGCCTGGGAGGCGCTCACGGCGCTAACTAAGACGTTGGACGCGGAGAGGCAGATAGCTCATGTGGCGGATATAAGGCAGGCTGTGAGATATGCCGCGTCGGATCTGAAGGGAGAGCTGCTGCCTGGTTTCTGCTTACCCAAGGTAAATATTCTAGTTTGACAATACATGCAGGCTTTAAAAGGCGGTCCGCTAGCCTTACGTACATCTACTCCCAGGATTCATTCTACTCTTAGCTGAAATCGATCGAGACGTCCTGCAAATGGCCTGGGAGGCGCTCACAGCGCTAACTAAGACGTTGGACGCGGAGAGGCAGATAGCTCATGTGGCGGATATAAGGCAGGCTGTGAGATATGCCGCGTCGGATCTGAAGGGAGAGCTGCTGCCTGGCTTCTGCTTGCCTAAGGTAAATATTCAAGTGTGACTGTAGagtaggccttaaaaggcggtcCGCTACCCTTACGTACATCTACTCCGAGGACTCATCCTACTCTTCGCTGAAACTGATCGAGACGTCCTGCAAATGGCCTGGGAGGCGCTCACGGCGCTAACTAAGACGTTGGACGCGGAGAGGCAGATAGCTCATGTGGCGGATATAAGGCAGGCTGTGAGATATGCCGCGTCGGATCTGAAGGGAGAGCTGCTGCCTGGCTTCTGCTTGCCTAAGGTAAATATTCAAGTGTGACTGTAGAGCAGGCCTTAAAAGACAGTCCTCTACCCTTACGTACATCTACTCCGAGGACATCCTACTCTTCGCCGAAACCGACCGAGACGTCCTGCAAATGGCCTGGGAGGCGCTCACGGCGCTAACTAAGACGTTGGACGCGGAGAGGCAGATAGCTCATGTGGCGGATATAAGGCAGGCTGTGAGATATGCCGCGTCGGATCTGAAGGGAGAGCTGCTGCCTGGTTTCTGCTTGCCTAAGGTAAATATTCAAGTGTGACTGTAGAGTAGGCCTTAAAAGGCAGTCCTCTACCCTTACGTACATCTACTCCGAGGACATCCTACTCTTCGCCGAAACCGACCGAGACGTCCTGCAAATGGCCTGGGAGGCGCTCACGGCGCTAACTAAGACGTTGGACGCGGAGAGGCAGATAGCTCATGTGGCGGATATAAGGCAGGCTGTGAGATATGCCGCGTCGGATCTGAAGGGAGAGCTGCTGCCTGGTTTCTGCTTGCCTAAGGTAAATATTCAAGTGTGACTGTAGAGTAGGCCTTAAAAGGCAGTCCTCTACCCTTACGTACATCTACTCCGAGGACATCCTACTCTTCGCCGAAACCGACCGAGACGTCCTGCAAATGGCCTGGGAGGCGCTCACGGCGCTAACTAAGACGTTGGACGCGGAGAGGCAGATAGCTCATGTGGCGGATATAAGGCAGGCTGTGAGATATGCCGCGTCGGATCTGAAGGGAGAGCTGCTGCCTGGTTTCTGCTTGCCTAAGGTAAATATTCTAGTTTGACAATacatgcaggccttaaaaggcagtCCGCTACCCTTACGTACATCTACTCCGAGGACATCCTACTCTTCGCTGAAACTGATCGAGACGTCCTGCAAATGGCCTGGGAGGCGCTCACGGCGCTAACTAAGACGTTGGACGCGGAGAGGCAGATAGCTCATGTGGCGGATATAAGGCAGGCTGTGAGATATGCCGCGTCGGATCTGAAGGGAGAGCTGCTGCCTGGCTTCTGCTTGCCTAAGGTAAATATTCTAATTTGATAATacatgcaggccttaaaaggcggtcTCGCCTCATTCTACTCTTCACCGAAACCGACCGGTAAAAAAAAGGTGGGTAAATATTCTAGTGAGATAGTAATGCAAGCTTTCAGAGGCGGTCCTCTCACCTTACGTAAAAGTGCATACACACTTTATGGATGAGTTATATTCATAAAGTGCGTGCACTTATGCAGTTGTGTATACCTCAAGTACGTCGAAGCCTCATATTACTCTTCTCTAAAACAGACAAAGATGTGCTTGAAATGGCTTAGGAGGCGCTCACAGCGCTTACGAAAATGTTGGATTCGGCGCGAGCGAACGCTCATATCATGTGGATCTGTTTGGCTTCGTTCAAAACATTATGAATCAAACACCACTTTATGAGACAGATTTAAACGTTTTAATGGTACAACACACATAGGCCTCAGGCCTCGAACGCTTACCAAGGCGCTAATTTAAGAATAATGcgaataaaaaccataaaacatCCCGCTTTTTTACAGGGCATAGCGCCAATCCTGCCGCTCTTCCGCGAGTCCATCCTCAACGGTCTACCCGAGGACAAGGAGGCTGCCGCGCTCATGTTGGGAGAAGTCATCACGTTAACTTCAGCGGCCGCTATACAGCCCTCCGTCGTACACATCACTGGACCCCTGATCCGTATCCTGGGTGACAGGTTCAATGCCAGTGTCAAGGCAGCTGTACTCGAGACGCTGGCTTCGTTACTCTCAAAGGTATGCTATCACTATTTCACTATAAACCACCTACAATTATGTACTCTAAACGGGTCTCTAAttgtttctcaaaaagttttaagtatgtattttttgcccgcattttcgttagtcataattgatttggttcagaaacgcgtcacttttcaggattgccataaaacaaacctaacctaacctaacgaaaatcctgaaagtcAGTTTTATAACTaacgataatatgacaaacaatacattaaatatgacttaaaactttatggggaaCAATGGGACCCCACTCTAACACACACACATGCATCACTATCACAGGCATTATAtgtcataaaactcataaaataAGCACTAGACACATCGCGAACAAAAAAAAGATTAGGTCTTGTATGTTAATGTTATTCCATTTTTAGGTTGGCGTCATGCTGAAGCAGTTCCTGCCACAACTCCAAACGACCTTCCTAAAGGCGCTGAACGACCAATCGCGCCCAGTCCGTATCAAGGCCGGCCTCGCGCTCGCACAACTAGTACGGATACATACACGCGCCGATCCGCTCTTTGTCGAGATGCATAACGGCATCAAGAACGCCGACGACCCCGCTATTAGAGAAACTATGCTGCAGGCTCTAAGGAGCATAATTACAGGTGAGTGATCTAAATACCTTCTTAAAGGCACTCAATCGCGTCCGGTAAACAACTTGCCTCGCGCTGTCAACGATTACGCCCTTCGTAAAGATGGACAACGGATGGATCAAGCTCTTAGGAGCATTATTACAGGTGTTTAAAGTAGCCGATacctttgttttattaatttgatGCAAATTGATTGATACGGCGAATCATTTTTCATGCATGTCTATAGTacattgttaaccaagggatgaaaggcacccaTTTCCGTCGAGGTGgtttggcgctcgaacgcagtgagagcgtaccggagggcctaccgcgaaccacgttcgacgtgttgcctccctttcacacttacgtacgaatttacaagtgcgacagagagccaacacgtcgaacttggttcgcggtaggccctctgaacatTGTGATTTTTGCGAAAGAAGAGAATGTCACTTTCGTCTTGTTTTATActtataaatgattatgattttcACAGTTATATTTATACCAAACACTAAATTATTATTCATTTTCAGGTGGAGGCGACAAGATGTCCGAGCAACTAGCGCTAAGCGTGCTAGCAACCCTAACAAGCCCCGCCCTATTGGCCCACCCTGACGACCCGCCCCGCGGCGCGGTCGGCGGCTGTCTCGGCGCGCTGTTGCACTGTCTCCCTCCCACACATAGAGATGCGGCGTTGCTACATCATGTGTTGGCTGGAGGGAACACGACGATCACGGAAGCGGATTGGATGCTAGCTCATGGGAGGTCTTGTGCGCTTTTCGTCGCATTAAAAGAGACGCCTGAGGTTCGTAGTACTCGTAGTCTTACTTTTCATTATatggggtcgtccagaaatcatgtgatcatatttgaCCTATTTTTGACAGAGGTCaacgcaaaaaaaaatacacgtgatATCTTCTCTGATCGCTCCCCCATCGTGATCATTCGTGATATTTTTCTTACCCCAAAaacgatcacatgatttctggacgacccctaTGCCAGTTTAACATCTCATCATGTGTTAGCTGGAAGGAATACAACTAATAGGTATACAGGAAGCGATTTCCTCTTTGCCCATTTACCTCTTTCCAATAACTCTTGTTAACTTAGAGAAGTTGTCATAGTATACAACTCCACAGGCTGGTATTTCACAAAACGTCATACAATCACAATCACATCAAAACATCTTCATCGATGACTATATTAACGCACCGTTATATTCACAGGTAGTTTACACGGAACAGTTCGAAGAGAAGATAGAAAAGGCCCTCCTAGGATACCTAGCCAGCGACAAAGTACCGATCGCATGCAACGGTCTCCGCGGCATGGGGTACCTTATGAAGCACCTTCTGGAACATGATCGTGCACCACCACAAGTCATACTCACACAGTTCGTCAGGGTAAGTGCGAGTTGTTTTTGATGCGAGTAATATTAAGTTATCATAGCAACGGTCTTCGCATGGGGTACCTGATGAATCTACTGGAACATGATCGCGCACCACCACAAGTCATACTCACACAGTTCGTCAGGGTAAGTGCGAGTTGTTATTGATGCGAGTAATATAAAGTTACCAAAGCAACACCTGACTCATTTTTCACTTTTTTTTGGTCAGTGATCGTCCTCAGAATCTGCAAGAGTTATTGTAACCAACACATATGGGGAGACATCCCAAAGCGAATCTCAGTGTTTGATACGagtttaaataattacttaatttttatgTCCAAAATTTTCGTAATTTAACGTGACTAAAAGCTATATGTATTTCCTTTTAATAGGTTATTGGAAACGCGAACTATTATGACAACAAACGTCTTGAAAGATATTTATGATACATGAGAGGAAGTTATGGTTTACATCGTTACCCATTCATGGTTGTATCGaaactttaattaaaataaacacaGTCCATACATAATAATTTATACGATAAACGTATGTGTTCTTCAAATTTATGGCCTATCGTATCTTTTGGATGTCTTATTAACACATTCGGTGGTGCATTTACTTATGTTTATGATAGCCTTCAAAATCTATAACGTTTCTAAATACCAGATATATTTtatagcagggatcggaaccggttttttgcaaaaacttagaagtaaccatatttttcgaattattttatactcgaaatgtaggactcggttgtgtttttaggttacgacttcgtattattagattgcccaattagaaatgaagtaattagcaaagaacgaaaaaataccgtttccgttcccatacaaaaaataccggtatccgatgcCTGTTTTATAGTATCGATCGTCAAGGTGAAGTCAGAGtatggtaacattggtaacacATACAGTGGTTGAAAAATTCATTCATTTTAcgaaaactataaaaactataaaaaatgacctttttcagtTATTTGAAGATACATTCTACAATTAAATAAGACTcaataaaatgcaattttagttcttaaaataaataaaaaataaagtcaataattaTATAGGCCTGAGTTGCCGCTTTAAGTTGAACAATCTCTTCTGTCTGCGCAGAGCATGAACCACAGCAACAACGAGGTAAAGCAGCTGATGGCGCGCGCCAGCACCATGCTCGGGCGCTCCGGCGCGCTGCGGGGCACAAGGGGCCCCGACGTGCTGCGGCCGCTACTGCCGGCCTTAGTCAACGGGACCAAGGAAAAGAACACATATGTCCGCGCGAACGCTGAGCTCGCGCTGCGCGCCGTGCTGTGTCTGCAGAACGACGAGACCTTCCACAAGGTATGTGTGTTTACTTATACACCTCTAGGTTCTTAGGTAAGTTCTAcgttatcacagaataaataatagtactgatttaaactttcacgatttttacacattattaaattatacaacgggacttaaaataaaaatacataaataaaaaaacatagtaatttcaatcgggacgagggtttcaagatctcatccacatggaatccagtcattagtaaatgtaagcgtaaacgaatatcgacagtcgataaatcgaatatcgttagtgttgtgtgtcgacagagtgacatccctagtgcgcaaaacgttcaagcggataaacaagaccaagtgcgggtagttcgaaaaactcgcgcggttagacgatgctgatgtcaacttaagccagtcttctccgagaccacggggacaacgccgtcctcgaaacgtcggaggtaaatcttaaaacttagatacgcgattaagtcccgttgtataatttaataaataatagtactaccgtacagaaacgACAGTGTcatacaaaaccgaagtttgacagcgactCGGGGACGACATGCTAtccctttctaatgtatggcaCTATCCATTTCGGGCATTTtggggttgtcaaaattcaagtcttatctgtggtcgtgcacacAAAAGGACGTCAAGtagtgccaaccctaataattgctaggagcaatgctgagccgaatggagccgagtttgcccgaaaggaggagtgtctccccactggcgTCACCTACAGGGTCTACCTACCATATTGAGGCCTACATCGAAAACTCCACACTTTGCTCCAATAAACAGGGGGTGTCTGTCTGTGCTGCCCTCTCCAAGGATCTAATTACTCTCTAAACTCTCTATGTAATTAGATCCTCTGATTGCATTGCGTTTTGATTGGCATTTGACCCTACTTTTGAGTAAATGAGACAGAGCTCTCTAGTTTGATGCTCCCTTTCGAACTGTTTTATCTAATGCCCTATGATCGACTATCGTACTGAGTGACAAGGGCCATTTATGATTAGCATAAAAGTAACAGTACTATCCCGGTTATTCTTAAAATCTCAGATATATGTActgaaacattgtttttttacagCAATGTCTGTCCCTCCTCGAGGAAGGCGCCCGCGAGGCGCTCAGCGACGTGGTGGCCCGCGTGCTGCGCCGCGCGCTGCAAGACGGCCGGGACGAAGATCTCGACGTCACGCTGCTCACCTGAGCACCGCTGTATCTGTCATACTCTAATATACTGTATCTACCATGAGGACTTTCATTTAACTCCCTGTTAACCCTTTACTAACAACAACAATAATAGAATAACTTTTTAGCgtgtttaataataacataaccTTTTAGTGTGctgaaattaagtttaaaactaACAGTGTATGGACcaaggtctgaaataaataggttttttttactgCCTGTCCGTGATGGAAGGacaacaattatgcactacatttgtATCTGCCATGACTGCCATCTTAGaatactatttcaaattctaCATATCGCAATCAAGAGTatatgtaggcctagcacatgattggcgcgacagtatcttgcggcgggatagactacccgtctttttctatgttaataaaagagggacggtaGTCtaatctcgccgcgagatactgttgcGTCAGTCATGTGCTAGCTCGACTGCTACTACAGTCGATTGTTCTACATACGTAcctatatctatctaatacctttaaacgagcaattcttgtttatttatttatttatatatatatatttcggggatctcggaaacggctctaacgattttgatgaaatttgctatacggggattttcgggggcgaaaaatcgatctagctaggtcttatctctgggaaaacgctcattttcgagtttttataggtttcccgagcgaagctcggtcacccagatattctcTTTTAAATAAGCTATTAGAGAATGGTAAATTCTTTAGATGTGTATTTCAGATTTCACAAACGAATCTGTCAATTTGGTTAATGTATACCTACgtaatatgtgacgttttcaactaAAAGGTCAACAtcgtcggttgtcgataaggtggATTACAAATTGAAAGTTGGAAAAtgcgccttattgacaaccgacaataagtaccattttagtttttttttgtaccaTTTTGGATAAAAACGTGACATATAGTCACCGATCACCGTCACTGCTTGTGTACCGGACTTCAACCTAAGGGCAAGCAGAGGATGCGGGTTTAACTAAATCAGATTGGTAAGTAACTGTATAAGTAGATTGACCCTTGACTCTCCCACAACATCCGCTACGCTACATTATGACTGAAATCAATACATTTTTCATTGAACTCTATTGCGTAGGCAATAAGGGTCACGGACTGTGACTACAGCTAACTACACCATATGATACTATACAAACACAATAGCTTCGTTACTAAAAATAACCACATTCAAGATGTCTTTATAGACTTGATAGCTGGTTATGATCAATTTAGTGTGCCGGAGGTATTGTTAGTCAAAAATAGTTTCCAAATAGCTAGGAACCTTACAATTTAATTATTCTCCATTCGATTAATCAGTTGACGAAGTCTTGAGAAGGTATTAAACATCGATAATTTGAGTGGTAAATATGAAAATTTTATAGcaattaggtatatattttttactaagtGCACTGATTTAAACGAacaatttaacaaatttaaactGAGACGGAACTTAATTgtcctgacgtttcgaacgtgataTTACGTTCGTGCTGGCATGGTGCTGGTCACAGGCAGACCCCACAGGCTGTAGACAAGTCCCAtaccaaataaaaattaaaaaaatgtagataTGGCGTCAAATGAATATTttctaatacatacctacaactTTACACGGTTTTGCTTATCAATTTATTTAcacaggtacctacttaattttatgTTTAGGGTTGCGTTACTTGCGTTGATAGTTTTAcggcttaaaataaaaacaaattattatgGTAAGTGAGCGAGACATCTGTATGGTCACGTCTAATAATATTGATATGGACaaaatgccaaaaatatgtatacactactTTGTTATATGGGCAATAAAAAGGTAACTTGCTATACCGATTAGTGTGACCCAAATAAGTTGCTGTGAGTTAGAGTTATTAGTAATTAAAGGTGTAAAATAAAGTCCCTActgattattgtgaattgtaaAGAAACTTGGTTGAAAATTGTTTTATAACAAACCATGCCAAAATATTGACTAAACAAGCAAAATGTACCAAAAATAAAGTTTTCCTTAAGGAAAATATTGTTGTTAACATAAGTTGGCAGCTTATTTGGATTACTAATATACACTTTATATAATCATACATAAATTAATGGTTAATATATATTAATGGGGGTAATCATTAATTGATAATGGCAATATGCCCTAATATCAATACATCTGATAGTCCCTACTAttggctattaaaaaaatatatgcatGTAGTTGATTTGTAACATTACCATAATTCAAGCAAACAAAGGACAACTATTTAAAAATCTCCAATTACATGTCTGGACATTTGTTTGTATGCCTTATCTATGCACTCCATAACACTCATAGTGTCATGTTacatgataagataagatttgtCCACAACAATTCAAGCAATTCTAATTTATTACCAGAATATTGGCAGGCTAcacaaaacaattatttttacacCACATCAGGGGCAaaaaagcatacggcccgcctgatggtaagcagtcactgtagcctatggacacctgcaacttcagaggtgttacatgtGCTTTGCTGACCCTTTGAAAACATGTAATActtttttcaaataaattaaatactctgaaaTTTTGTGATaagttgtttattattttacaactcTAGCTTTGTCAGTGGCAATGAAGAATTGTAGTAATAGCAGACAAGATTCCTCTTATTTACAGAGTTATTTAAACTAAACACACATTTGTACTAATTGTAGAAGACTATTTTCatcataatattaaatattgctTCATATACCATTTTCACACATGGAATGTAGTAAAACTTACAGCACATATTACAATCTagctattttctttatttatttgggtATTAATCCACTATGAAACCATTTTTTATGTGACCTTCAATCATTTTACACCTACGTGGGCCTAACCACAAACTAGAACTCGGATTTCTTTTGATTCTTTACGAACCCTCTTTCCTCAAGTAGCTGGTTGCACTCATTGCGATCCAAGTGGGAGAGTGGCAGCCTCTCCAGCTCGTGGTCGTTCTTACCAAGTAGCACCACCTCAGGCGCCGCGCCAGTGATGAACTTCACTTCTACATGCTCATACAGCGGCGCGTCTTCCATCACGAACTGCTTCACTTGAGGAAGTCTGTTCAACGAGCATCCGCGACACGTCTGCAAAAAACACCCATCAATACCCCTCCAAATACACAGCATCATGTAATAACTACATATTAGGAGGCGTTTACCTCTATCCTGGCCCCTACGATGTTCGATTGGTCGTAAGCAGATGCTAATGCGAGTACTGCACAGAATACTGCTAGTGTTTTCATTGTGACAGGGTATCTTTTGCAGTTGAAGAAATATACACCGGTTAAATTACGGCTGATAAATAAGTTTTAAACACTAGCAAGCTAAGAGTTGCCCCTCAACCTA is a window from the Cydia amplana chromosome 6, ilCydAmpl1.1, whole genome shotgun sequence genome containing:
- the LOC134649288 gene encoding selenoprotein M-like, which gives rise to MKTLAVFCAVLALASAYDQSNIVGARIETCRGCSLNRLPQVKQFVMEDAPLYEHVEVKFITGAAPEVVLLGKNDHELERLPLSHLDRNECNQLLEERGFVKNQKKSEF